The Burkholderiales bacterium JOSHI_001 genomic sequence CGATCACCCAGCCCGATACGGATCATTGCCAGCACCGTCCACTCGACGGCACTGGGATAGAAGTACGCGCCCTCGCTTTTGGCGTTGCGAGGTGTCAGCCGCCGGCCGTCTCGCAGCAGCTTGATCGCGACTGCCTCGGCCTTGGCGATGGCGGCATCCTGGCGGGCGGTATCCGCAGCCGCTTTCCGATTTCGGGTTGCCTTGCGCACTTCGGCATAGAGATCTGCGTGCTGTGCCAGGGTGGCGATGTCCACGCGCAGGCGCTCTGCCACCGAGGTCACCGAGTCGCCGGTCTCGATGGCGCCCTTCAGCGCCGCCTTGATCGCGGAGTGGTCCGCCGGTCGCACGACCCGCCGGATGCGCTTCGGCGACACCGGCGCGCCGAAGGTATCAGTCTTCTCGATTCGTCCCTGCAGTAGCGCGGCCAACTCCAGGCCTTCAGTTCCGCAGATGTCGAGAATCTGATCGAACGACAGCCGTGCGGCTGGCTCTTTGAGCCACCTTGACAGAACCGAGATCGTGGCCCCCGAACGAATCGCGAGGCTGGTCAGTGCACCTGGGGCTGCGCAGTACTCTTTGATGCGGAGCGGAAGCTGTGTCGGATCGGAGGCCTCGATGGCAGGAAAGGCCGCGATCATTCGCCGGCACTGTTCCGCCCGCCAGACCTCGTCGGCGTTGGCGACCGAAAGCCCGACCGAGTTGCAGCGATGCCCGATCGAGCCGCAGTCGCTGCATACCCCCGAGAGCTTCACCCGAAGAAACTGGCGCTTCGTGGTGTCGTCCGGCCGACCACAGACCGGCGTAACCAGCGCACTGCGGTGAGTGGGACAGCAGGTCACGCACTTCATGCGCCAAAGCAACCGGCCGTATGGGAAGCGCCCTTGCGCTTCGTCGTCGCTCAGGCATTGGTGACAGACCCGATCCTGGTCCGTCGTCATGTCCCCGTAGACGTGCGCAGCCACCCTCAGTGGCACGGCCTGGAACGGCAGCACCACCAGCATCACCGCGCTGCCTTTCGACCTGGACGGCATTCCCTACAGCTTCTCCACGGCCGAGTTGCAGCGCATCCAGTACATCTGGCAGCGCGTGGCCGAAGACTACGCACCTTTTGACGTGGACGTCACCACCGAGCCGCCGCCGGCCGACGCGCTGACGCGCAGCTCGGGCACCGACCAGGTGTTCGGCACCACCGTGGTCATCACCCAGTCCACGGGCGTGTACAGCTGCAGCTGCGGCGGCGTGGCCTACATCGGTGTGTTCGACGACACCAGCAATTTCTACAAGCCTGCGCTGGTGTTCTACGACAAGCTAGGCCCGGGCAGCGAGAAGTACGTGGCCGAGGCCATCTCGCACGAGGCCGGCCACAACATGGGCTTGAACCACGACGGCACCGCCACCGTGGGCTACTACCAAGGCCATGGCAGCGGCGCCACGGGCTGGGCGCCCATCATGGGCGTGGGCTACTACCAGGCGCTGGTGCAGTGGAGCAAGGGCGAATACGCCGGCGCCAACAATGTGCAGGACGACTACGCCGTGATGCAGAGCAATGGCCTGCCCATCCGCCTGGACGACCACGGCGACACGCTGGCCGGCGCCACCGTGCTGGCCGGCACCGACGGTGGCGGCGGCATCGTCAATTACAACGCGCGCGGCGTGATCGAGCGCCCGGGCGACAGGGACAGCTTCGCCTTCGTGGCCGCTGCCGGCACGCTGAATGTCAGCCTGTTGCCGGCTGCGCGGTCGTCCAACCTGGATGCGCAGCTCAGCCTGTTCGATGCGGCCGGCACCCTGCTGGCCACGGTCAACCCGGTGGACGCACTCAACGCCACGCTCAGCGTCGTGGCGCCTGCCACCGGCACCTATGTCGTGCAGGTCACCGGCGTGGGCAAGGGCGACCCGCTGGGCACCGGCTACACCAACTACGGCAGCCTGGGCCACTACGCCCTGGCCATTGGCGTGCCCACCGGCGCCGGTCTGCCGCCGGTGGCCGCGGCCAGTGCCACGCCCACCAGCGGCACCGTGCCGCTGACCGTGGCCTTCTCGTCCGCCGGTTCGGCCGACCCCGACGGCAGCATCGTGGCCTACGAGTGGAGCTTTGGCGACGGCAGCGCGCCGGCCTCCGGGGCCAGCGTCAGCCATGTGTACAGCGCCGCCGGTGCCTACACCGCCCAGTTGAAGGTCACCGACAACCAGGGCCTGAGTGCCAGCAAGACCCTGCCCATCAGCGTGAGCCCGGTGGTGGTGGTGCTGCCCATGCGGGTGGCCGACATCGCCATGAGCCTGGGCACCCTGGCCAATGGCCGCACCCGCGCCAATGCCGCGGTGAAGGTGGTGGACGGCAATGGCAACCCCGTGGCGGGCGCCACCGTCACCGGGGCCTGGTCGGGCCTGGTTGGCGGCTCGGCCAGCGGCGTGACCAGCAGCACCGGCGTGGTCAGTTTCGCTTCGGCCAGCACGCGCAGCGCCGGCACCTTCGTCTTCACGGTCACGGGGGTGTCGCTGGCGGGCTACCAGTACCAGAGCACGCTGAACACCGAAACCAGCGACGCCATCACCCGTTGACGGTGCTGACCGGGCGCCGGCTGGCCTGCCCTGGCGGCCGGCGCTGGCTCACAATGGCGGCATGAACACCAGGACCTACCGCATCGCCGCCATCCCCGGGGATGGCATCGGCAAGGAAGTGATGCCCGAGGGCCTGCGCGTGCTGCGTGCGGCCGAGAAGAAGTTCGGCTTCACGCTGGACATCACCCCCATTCCGTGGGCCAGTTGCGACTGGTTTGCCCAGACCGGCCAGATGATGCCGGACGACTGGAAAGCGCAGATCGGTGGCATGGACGCGCTGTTCTTCGGCGCCGTGGGCTGGCCGGATGCGGTGCCCGACCACATCTCGCTGTGGGGCTCGCTCATCAAGTTCCGGCGCGAATTCGACCAGTACATCAACCTGCGCCCGGCGCGCCTGTTCGACGGCGTACCGTGCCCCCTGGTGGATGCACAGGGCAAGCCGCGCAAGCCCGGCGACATCGACATGCTGATCGTGCGCGAGAACACCGAGGGCGAGTACTCGGCCGTGGGCGGTGTGATGTTTGCCGGCACCGAGCGCGAGTTCGTGTCGCAGACATCGATCTTCACGCGCCAGGGCAGCGAACGCCTGCTGAAGTACGCCTTCGACCTGGCCCGCACCCGCGCGCGCAAGCACGTCACGCTGGCCACCAAGAGCAACGGCATTTCCATCAGCATGCCCTGGTGGGACGAGCGCTGCGTGGAAATGGCGGCGAAGTACCCCGACATCACCTGGGACAAGCAGCACATCGACATCCTGTCTGCGCGCTTCGTCATGCAGCCGCAGCGCTTTGACGTGGTGGCCGCCACCAACCTGTTCGGCGACATCCTGTCCGACCTGGGTCCAGCCTGCACCGGCACCATCGGCATTGCGCCCAGCGCCAACCTGAACCCCGAGCGCAGGTTTCCCAGCCTGTTCGAACCCGTGCACGGCTCGGCGCCGGACATCTACGGCAGGAACATCGCCAACCCGGTGGGCATGATCTGGAGCGGCGCGATGATGCTGGACTTCCTGGGCGAACGCGCGGCGCACGACGCCATCCTGCGCGCCATCGAGCAGGTGCTGAAAGCCGGCCCGCGCACCGGCGACCTGGGTGGCAGCGCCAGCACCACGCAGATGGGCGAGGCGGTGGCCGCGCTGGTCTGATTCAGCCTTCGCCCGCTTCGTCCAAGGCGGCCGGCTGCAGCCCGGCCGCCAGCGCGTCCAGCGCGTCCACCACCTGGTGCATCAGGTCCACGCCGATGGCCGCTTCCAAGGCCTGGTAGCGGCCTTCGGCCTGTTCGGCCACGCGCACGGCAATGCGCCGCGCCTTGGGCGTCAGCTTCACCGCCACGCGCCGCTGGTCGTTTTCCATGCGCTGGCGCGCCACCAGGCCCAGGCCTTCCATGCGCGCCAGCATGCCGGCCAGGCTGGGGCTTGAAATCAGGCACAGCTCGCCGATTTGGCGCGGCTCCAGCGGCTGCGGGTGGGCTTCGGCCAGCGCGCGCACCACGCGCCACTGCTGGTCGGTCAGGCCCTGCTCGGTGAGGAAGGGCCGGAACTGCTGCATCAGCGCTTCACGCGCGCGCAGCAGCAGCAAGGGCAGGTTGC encodes the following:
- a CDS encoding PDK repeat-containing protein (PFAM: PKD domain), which encodes MQRIQYIWQRVAEDYAPFDVDVTTEPPPADALTRSSGTDQVFGTTVVITQSTGVYSCSCGGVAYIGVFDDTSNFYKPALVFYDKLGPGSEKYVAEAISHEAGHNMGLNHDGTATVGYYQGHGSGATGWAPIMGVGYYQALVQWSKGEYAGANNVQDDYAVMQSNGLPIRLDDHGDTLAGATVLAGTDGGGGIVNYNARGVIERPGDRDSFAFVAAAGTLNVSLLPAARSSNLDAQLSLFDAAGTLLATVNPVDALNATLSVVAPATGTYVVQVTGVGKGDPLGTGYTNYGSLGHYALAIGVPTGAGLPPVAAASATPTSGTVPLTVAFSSAGSADPDGSIVAYEWSFGDGSAPASGASVSHVYSAAGAYTAQLKVTDNQGLSASKTLPISVSPVVVVLPMRVADIAMSLGTLANGRTRANAAVKVVDGNGNPVAGATVTGAWSGLVGGSASGVTSSTGVVSFASASTRSAGTFVFTVTGVSLAGYQYQSTLNTETSDAITR
- a CDS encoding tartrate dehydrogenase (PFAM: Isocitrate/isopropylmalate dehydrogenase~TIGRFAM: tartrate dehydrogenase), which encodes MNTRTYRIAAIPGDGIGKEVMPEGLRVLRAAEKKFGFTLDITPIPWASCDWFAQTGQMMPDDWKAQIGGMDALFFGAVGWPDAVPDHISLWGSLIKFRREFDQYINLRPARLFDGVPCPLVDAQGKPRKPGDIDMLIVRENTEGEYSAVGGVMFAGTEREFVSQTSIFTRQGSERLLKYAFDLARTRARKHVTLATKSNGISISMPWWDERCVEMAAKYPDITWDKQHIDILSARFVMQPQRFDVVAATNLFGDILSDLGPACTGTIGIAPSANLNPERRFPSLFEPVHGSAPDIYGRNIANPVGMIWSGAMMLDFLGERAAHDAILRAIEQVLKAGPRTGDLGGSASTTQMGEAVAALV
- a CDS encoding homoprotocatechuate degradation operon regulator, HpaR (PFAM: MarR family~TIGRFAM: homoprotocatechuate degradation operon regulator, HpaR) — translated: MNAAPKSPFRHRNLPLLLLRAREALMQQFRPFLTEQGLTDQQWRVVRALAEAHPQPLEPRQIGELCLISSPSLAGMLARMEGLGLVARQRMENDQRRVAVKLTPKARRIAVRVAEQAEGRYQALEAAIGVDLMHQVVDALDALAAGLQPAALDEAGEG